A genomic segment from Macadamia integrifolia cultivar HAES 741 unplaced genomic scaffold, SCU_Mint_v3 scaffold2972, whole genome shotgun sequence encodes:
- the LOC122067553 gene encoding uncharacterized protein At2g29880-like: MSTSKQAVNETAKWSQANVDTLIVLMVEEVKKGNRTTSTFNKAGWNNIANNFKEKTGVNYAIIQLKNKVNKLRQDYSQFKKLLETTGFGWDTASRTCTVDDESIWESHIKDNPTWARFKKHGLPQWPELCMVFGDTYAEGEGSGTQTTVLETMGADDARNMIESCDESSSADEVTLLGDTQTEAMEKRPATKHRHDRTPNAKRRRSKSNDWSMAFKAIQDISKSRVERDASMSTASTQNAEQMYGITRAMEVLESGYALDEELYEKALRKLMADPQWREALISCPPHRKSILLRTLQ; encoded by the exons atgtCAACTTCAAAACAAGCAGTTAATGAGACTGCAAAATGGAGCCAAGCAAATGTAGACACCCTTATTGTTCTGATGGTAGAGGAagttaagaaaggaaataggacTACTTCGACTTTTAATAAAGCTGGTTGGAACAACATTGCCaataacttcaaagaaaaaactGGGGTCAACTATGCCATTATACAGTTGAAGAACAAAGTGAACAAACTGAGGCAAGATTATAGTCAGTTTAAGAAGCTATTGGAGACAACTGGTTTTGGTTGGGATACTGCTTCAAGAACTTgtactgttgatgatgaatccatCTGGGAATCGCATATTAAG gataaccctacttgggcacgaTTTAAGAAGCATGGACTACCACAATGGCCAGAACTATGTATGGTATTTGGTGATACATATGCAGAAGGCGAAGGAAGTGGGACTCAAACAACCGTGTTGGAAACTATGGGGGCCGATGATGCTAGGAATATGATTGAGTCTTGTGATGAGTCAAGTTCAGCTGATGAAGTTACTCTATTAGGTGACACTCAAACTGAAGCAATGGAAAAAAGGCCAGCTACTAAGCATAGGCATGATAGGACTCCAAAtgcgaaaaggaggaggagcaagTCTAACGATTGGTCAATGGcattcaaggcaattcaagatatAAGTAAATCAAGGGTAGAACGAGATGCGAGCATGTCCACTGCTTCAACCCAAAATGCTGAACAGATGTACGGGATTACTAGGGCCATGGAGGTGCTTGAGTCAGGATATGCGTTAGATGAAGAACTATACGAGAAAGCACTTCGGAAGTTAATGGCTGACCCGCAATGGAGAGAAGCATTAATTTCTTGCCCTCCTCATCGGAAGTCGATACTCCTTCGTACCCTTCAGTAG